DNA sequence from the Shewanella piezotolerans WP3 genome:
GCACAGCAACATCGAGTGTTAAAACTGGCACGGTCGCTTGCCCATGAAAACAACTATGCGGTAGTAGTGGTGCTACACGATTTGAACCAAGCTTCACGCTACGCCGACAGGCTAATCGTTTTGGAGCAAGGAAAAGTAGTCAGTGATGGATCGCCGGCAACCACTTTAACCCCTGAAACCATACGCCAAGTTTGGAAATATGATCCCGTCGTCGTAATGGAGCCAGGTCAAAAAATACCGCTATTGTTTTAATACAGCAATTGGCTATCGCTTTAAACTGTATTCATTCCAAGGATGGAATGACCAGTCCCATTCATAGCGCGTTTTCAAGCAATATTTACATTGCAAATAACGGTGAATTTGATCTACTTCACCCACACCACAGTTGATAATGATTATCATTACTTATTATTTTGTGATTGAGACTGATAATGATCTTAACGCCAACAATGACTGGCCTCGCGAGTCCAGATCCCTTACAACACGCCTTTAAAGTCAAAAGTGCACCGCACGCTGGTCGCAGCGGCAGTCGCCCAATTAATGTCACCCCAGAACTTTGGCAACAATGGTGGCAACAGCCTACTCAGGCACAGCAAAGAGCGCTTTATATCCATATCCCTTTTTGCCGAAAGCGATGTAGCTTTTGTAACTTCTTCGAAAATGGCGCGAATCCACAACGGATTAGTGATTACATGCAGCAGTTGTGTCAGCAATTAATGGTAGCTGCTAACAGCCCATTTGCGCAAAGCCAAGGCTTCGACACCGTTTATGTCGGTGGTGGTACCCCGACAGATATAACAGCGTCAGAAATAGCAATGTTAGGCGAGGCAATAAATCGATTCCCGCTGCTTGATAATGCAGAGGTGACGCTCGAAGGTCGTCTCAATGGTTTTAATGATGACAAGTGGCATAACGCATTAGAGGCTGGCTTTAATCGCTTTTCATTCGGTGTGCAAAGTTTCGATACCGAGGTTAGGCGTGCCGCTGGTCGATTTGATGACAAAGCGCAATTGCTACAAAGGTTATCAACGTTAAGCCAACACGACAGTGCCAGCATTGTAGTCGATCTCATTTTCGGCCTACCGGGGCAAACCATGTCGATTTGGCAACAAGATCTGCAGGCTGTTATCGACAGCGGCGTCCACGGCGTCGATTTGTATCAATTAATAGGTTTG
Encoded proteins:
- the hutW gene encoding heme anaerobic degradation radical SAM methyltransferase ChuW/HutW, with protein sequence MILTPTMTGLASPDPLQHAFKVKSAPHAGRSGSRPINVTPELWQQWWQQPTQAQQRALYIHIPFCRKRCSFCNFFENGANPQRISDYMQQLCQQLMVAANSPFAQSQGFDTVYVGGGTPTDITASEIAMLGEAINRFPLLDNAEVTLEGRLNGFNDDKWHNALEAGFNRFSFGVQSFDTEVRRAAGRFDDKAQLLQRLSTLSQHDSASIVVDLIFGLPGQTMSIWQQDLQAVIDSGVHGVDLYQLIGLGGTRIDRASEKGKILGTDSSEFQADSQTRAQMYAYGADHLESNQWQRLSSCHWRRDARERSVYNSLAKSGIEILPFGAGAGGSIHGHGTMNARSLTDWHQAQQQACTLNNAASLSTPKNVPGMMLTPNPSAKLDAIFKRGLDSGELRLNQLKSQQVNQLRPLFKAWQDHGLAILSNQALTLTLAGRFWNVNMQTGLFEFLAKNPQ